A DNA window from Mycolicibacter terrae contains the following coding sequences:
- a CDS encoding PPE family protein gives MSAPVWIASPPEVHSALLSSGPGPGPLLSAAGVWNALSVEYATVADELTTLLGAVQSGAWQGPSAEQYLAAHVPYLAWLGKASADSAGVAAQHEVAASAYASALASMPTLAELTANHMTHGVLVATNFFGINTIPIALNEADYVRMWIQAATTMSTYHAVSGAALASAPRTVQAPPVVKADSAQPAADTPGGADFFTQLFNQLGQLLQDPAGVIREIMSSPSALVTWFPLLFFIAYEAFFIPFGFTFWGVMLGASILVPIVLGVGLSYLANLGEEGAPEGVAESVPNAANPSGDQPKAVVAGFSSGIATPGAPGVPVAPATSAVAPPPPAAGVMGFGYLVAGGDPGAGLGPTLTDRNKAQAPASRVPAAAAAVGSAARDKARARRRRRAVLHDHADEYMDMDSGPSSGPAEEPVPAPAAAGSDRGAGPLGFTGTVGQRRAATASGLATLAGDGFGGGPNVPMLPDTWSENDPDDPASESK, from the coding sequence ATCTCCGCCCCGGTCTGGATCGCCTCCCCTCCGGAGGTGCATTCAGCATTGCTGAGCAGCGGCCCCGGCCCGGGTCCGCTGCTGAGCGCTGCCGGGGTGTGGAATGCGCTGAGCGTCGAGTACGCCACGGTCGCAGACGAATTGACCACGCTGCTCGGTGCGGTGCAGAGCGGCGCCTGGCAGGGCCCCAGCGCCGAGCAGTACCTGGCGGCTCACGTGCCGTACCTGGCGTGGCTGGGTAAGGCCAGCGCGGACAGCGCCGGAGTGGCCGCCCAGCACGAGGTGGCGGCCTCGGCCTACGCCAGCGCGCTGGCGTCGATGCCGACGCTGGCGGAGCTGACCGCCAACCACATGACGCACGGGGTGTTGGTCGCCACCAATTTCTTTGGTATCAACACGATCCCGATTGCGCTCAACGAAGCCGACTACGTCCGGATGTGGATCCAGGCGGCCACCACCATGAGCACCTACCATGCGGTATCCGGTGCCGCGCTGGCGTCGGCGCCGCGCACGGTCCAAGCACCTCCGGTGGTCAAAGCCGACTCGGCGCAACCGGCGGCGGACACTCCGGGCGGCGCGGATTTCTTCACCCAGCTGTTCAACCAGCTCGGCCAGCTGCTGCAGGATCCGGCCGGAGTGATCCGGGAGATCATGAGCAGCCCCAGCGCCTTGGTGACCTGGTTCCCGCTGCTGTTCTTCATCGCCTACGAGGCGTTCTTCATCCCGTTCGGCTTCACCTTCTGGGGGGTGATGCTGGGCGCCTCGATCCTGGTGCCGATCGTGCTCGGCGTCGGACTGAGCTATCTGGCCAACCTGGGCGAAGAAGGCGCACCCGAGGGCGTCGCCGAGTCCGTGCCGAACGCGGCCAACCCGTCGGGTGATCAGCCCAAGGCGGTGGTGGCGGGCTTCAGCTCCGGCATCGCCACGCCCGGTGCGCCGGGTGTGCCGGTTGCTCCGGCCACCTCGGCGGTCGCGCCGCCGCCCCCTGCGGCGGGCGTGATGGGATTCGGCTACCTGGTTGCCGGTGGCGATCCCGGCGCCGGTCTGGGTCCGACCCTGACCGACCGGAACAAGGCGCAGGCACCGGCCTCGCGGGTGCCCGCGGCCGCCGCGGCGGTAGGCAGCGCGGCGCGCGACAAGGCCCGGGCGCGGCGGCGCCGGCGCGCCGTACTGCACGACCACGCCGACGAATACATGGATATGGATTCCGGTCCGAGCTCCGGACCGGCGGAAGAGCCCGTGCCGGCGCCTGCTGCGGCGGGTTCGGACCGCGGGGCCGGTCCGCTCGGTTTCACCGGAACCGTGGGCCAGCGCCGCGCTGCGACGGCGTCCGGGCTGGCCACGTTGGCCGGCGACGGATTCGGGGGCGGACCCAATGTGCCGATGTTGCCGGACACCTGGAGTGAGAACGACCCGGACGATCCGGCGTCGGAGTCGAAGTAG
- the eccCa gene encoding type VII secretion protein EccCa, whose amino-acid sequence MSRLIFEARRRLPAPPTDKGTITIEPPPELPRVVPASFLQRALPVVIVILIVGMVIAMVATGMRLISPVMLFFPFALLVAAAGIYRGGDKKARTVEVDAERADYLRYLSVVRDNIRGSAAKQRAAAEWSHPDPSELAVVPGSRRQWERDPHDEDFLVVRTGRHSVPLASAVRVTDTADEIDLEPVSHSALRSLLDTQRTVRDVPVGLDLTKVSRITVLAEKDGAAEDVAGAIRAWVAQAVTWHDPTMLGVALASPELESPAWSWLKWLPQVDIPGSVDGVGPARYLAGSAEELVGLLAPVLAERPAFTGEPAESGRHLLVIIDDPDFDVAASVLGAARAGVTIVQRGRVAPNREQYSDPERPILRISAGGKFIDRWQTGGWQRYVDQADALTVEEAAHLARRLSRWDSNPTHAGLRSAGTRGASFTTLLGIADASRLDVPALWAPRSRDEELRVPIGVTATGEPLIFDLKDEAEGGMGPHGLMIGMTGSGKSQTLMAILLALLTTHSADRLIVIYADFKGEAGADIFRHFPQVVAVISNMAEKKSLAERFADTLRGEVARRELLLREAGRQVQGSAFNSVTEYEAAIAAGHDLAPIPTLFIVADEFTLMLADHPEYAELFDYVARKGRSFRIHILFASQTLDVGKIKDIDKNTSYRIGLKVASPSVSRQIIGVEDAYHIESGKEHKGEGFLVPAPGAAPIKFRSTYVDGIYDPPRQSRAVVMHAIPEPKLFTAGAVASGAETTVVTEPDDETHAPPRKLIATIGDQLANYGPQAPVLWLPPLDETIPLNAALARAGVGERQLRWPLGEIDKPFDMRRDPLVFDARSASGNMLIHGGPKSGKTTALQTFIMSAAQLHSPREVSFYCLDYGGGQLRALQDLAHVGSVASGLEPERIRRTFGELEQLLTARQQREAFRDGSIGSLNDGYGEVFLVIDNLYAFSRDNTDAFNTRNPLLAKVTELVNVGLAYGIHVVVTTPSWLEVPLAMRDGLGLRLELKLHDPRDSNVRVAGALTRPAEAVPANQPGRGLTMAAEHFLIAQPDLGQIAEINARHPGLAAPPVRLLPTNLAPEEVGTLWPAPERIVIGVREEDLAPVEVDFTDNPLVMVLGDAKSGKTTLLRHIIRTVRENSTAEQVAFTVLDRRLHLVDEPLFADNEYTANIDRVIPAMLGLSALIGSRRPPAGLSAADLAGWSYQGHTHYLIIDDVDSIPDSPALSGPYAGQRPWTNLIGLLSQANDLGLRVIVTGRATGSAHALMTNPLLRRLNDLQATTLMLSGNPADSGKIRGQRFGRLPAGRAMLLGDGDEPTYLQLVNPLFSQSLTR is encoded by the coding sequence ATGAGTCGTTTGATTTTTGAGGCGCGTCGTCGGCTGCCGGCGCCGCCCACCGACAAGGGCACCATCACCATCGAGCCGCCGCCGGAGTTGCCGCGGGTGGTACCGGCGTCGTTCCTGCAGCGGGCGCTGCCGGTGGTGATCGTGATCCTGATCGTCGGCATGGTGATCGCGATGGTCGCCACCGGTATGCGGTTGATCTCGCCGGTGATGCTGTTCTTCCCGTTCGCTCTGCTGGTCGCGGCGGCGGGTATCTATCGCGGTGGGGACAAGAAGGCCCGCACCGTCGAGGTCGATGCTGAGCGGGCCGACTATCTGCGGTATCTGTCGGTGGTCCGGGACAACATCCGGGGTTCGGCCGCCAAGCAGCGCGCCGCCGCCGAGTGGTCGCACCCCGACCCGTCGGAGCTGGCCGTCGTTCCCGGTTCGCGCCGGCAGTGGGAGCGTGATCCGCACGACGAGGACTTCCTGGTGGTGCGCACCGGGCGGCATTCGGTGCCGTTGGCCAGTGCGGTGCGGGTCACCGACACCGCCGACGAGATCGATCTGGAGCCGGTGTCGCACAGCGCATTACGCAGCCTGCTCGACACCCAGCGCACCGTGCGCGACGTACCGGTCGGGCTGGACCTGACGAAGGTCTCCCGGATCACCGTGCTGGCCGAGAAGGACGGTGCCGCCGAAGACGTCGCGGGTGCAATACGGGCCTGGGTCGCCCAGGCCGTCACCTGGCACGACCCGACCATGCTCGGGGTGGCGCTGGCCTCGCCGGAGCTGGAGAGCCCGGCCTGGTCATGGCTGAAGTGGTTGCCGCAGGTGGATATTCCGGGTTCTGTCGATGGCGTCGGCCCGGCCCGCTACCTGGCCGGCAGCGCCGAGGAGTTGGTGGGGTTGTTGGCGCCGGTGCTGGCCGAGCGTCCGGCGTTCACCGGCGAGCCGGCCGAGTCGGGCCGGCATCTGCTGGTGATCATCGATGACCCGGACTTCGACGTGGCCGCCTCGGTGTTGGGGGCCGCCCGCGCCGGGGTCACCATCGTGCAGCGCGGCAGGGTCGCACCCAACCGCGAGCAGTATTCCGACCCCGAGCGCCCGATCCTGCGGATCAGTGCCGGGGGGAAGTTCATCGACCGCTGGCAGACCGGCGGCTGGCAGCGCTACGTGGATCAGGCCGACGCGTTGACCGTCGAAGAGGCGGCGCATTTGGCGCGGCGGCTGTCGCGGTGGGACTCCAACCCGACCCATGCCGGGCTGCGTTCGGCGGGCACCCGCGGCGCCAGCTTCACCACGCTGCTGGGTATTGCCGACGCTTCGCGCCTCGACGTGCCCGCGTTGTGGGCGCCACGCAGCCGCGACGAGGAACTGCGGGTTCCGATCGGGGTCACCGCGACCGGTGAGCCGCTGATCTTCGACCTCAAGGATGAGGCCGAGGGCGGCATGGGCCCGCACGGGTTGATGATCGGCATGACCGGTTCGGGTAAGTCGCAGACCCTGATGGCGATCCTGCTGGCGCTGCTGACGACGCACTCGGCCGACCGGCTGATCGTGATCTACGCCGACTTCAAGGGTGAGGCCGGCGCCGACATCTTCCGGCACTTCCCACAGGTCGTCGCCGTCATCTCGAATATGGCGGAGAAGAAGTCGCTGGCGGAGCGGTTCGCCGACACCCTGCGTGGTGAGGTGGCGCGGCGTGAGCTGTTGCTGCGCGAGGCCGGCCGCCAGGTCCAGGGCAGTGCGTTCAACTCGGTGACCGAGTACGAGGCGGCGATCGCGGCCGGGCATGATCTGGCGCCGATCCCGACGCTGTTCATCGTCGCTGACGAGTTCACCTTGATGCTGGCCGATCACCCGGAGTACGCCGAGCTGTTCGACTACGTTGCGCGCAAGGGCCGTTCGTTTCGGATCCACATCCTGTTCGCCTCGCAGACTTTGGATGTCGGCAAGATCAAGGACATCGACAAGAACACCTCGTATCGCATCGGGTTGAAGGTCGCCTCGCCGAGTGTGTCGCGCCAGATCATCGGGGTCGAGGACGCCTATCACATCGAGTCCGGCAAGGAGCACAAGGGCGAAGGCTTTTTGGTGCCCGCACCGGGCGCGGCGCCGATCAAGTTCCGCAGCACCTACGTCGACGGCATCTATGACCCGCCGCGGCAGTCCCGGGCCGTGGTGATGCATGCGATTCCCGAGCCCAAGCTGTTCACCGCCGGTGCGGTCGCCTCCGGTGCCGAGACCACCGTGGTGACCGAGCCCGACGATGAGACGCACGCCCCGCCGCGCAAGCTGATCGCCACGATCGGCGACCAGCTGGCCAACTACGGGCCGCAGGCACCGGTGCTGTGGCTGCCGCCGCTGGACGAGACGATCCCGCTGAACGCGGCGCTGGCCCGGGCCGGCGTCGGCGAGCGGCAGCTGCGCTGGCCGCTGGGTGAGATCGACAAGCCGTTCGACATGCGTCGTGACCCGCTGGTGTTCGATGCCCGCTCGGCCAGCGGCAACATGCTCATCCACGGTGGCCCCAAGTCGGGAAAGACCACCGCATTGCAGACATTCATCATGTCGGCGGCGCAGCTGCACTCGCCGCGCGAGGTGAGTTTCTACTGCCTGGACTACGGTGGCGGGCAGCTGCGCGCCCTGCAGGACCTCGCGCACGTCGGCAGTGTGGCCTCGGGGTTGGAGCCCGAGCGGATCCGCCGCACCTTCGGTGAGCTCGAGCAGTTGTTGACCGCCCGCCAGCAGCGCGAGGCGTTCCGGGACGGCAGCATCGGCTCGCTCAACGACGGTTACGGCGAGGTCTTCCTGGTCATCGACAACCTGTATGCGTTCAGCCGGGACAACACCGATGCGTTCAATACCCGTAACCCGTTGCTGGCCAAGGTGACCGAGCTGGTCAACGTCGGGCTGGCCTACGGCATCCACGTCGTGGTCACCACCCCGAGCTGGCTGGAGGTGCCGCTGGCGATGCGTGACGGCCTGGGGCTGCGTCTGGAGCTCAAGCTGCACGACCCGCGGGACAGCAATGTGCGGGTGGCCGGGGCCCTGACCCGCCCGGCCGAGGCCGTGCCGGCCAACCAGCCGGGCCGCGGCCTGACCATGGCCGCCGAGCACTTCTTGATCGCCCAACCCGATCTGGGCCAGATCGCCGAGATCAACGCGCGTCACCCCGGGCTGGCCGCCCCACCGGTGCGGCTGCTGCCGACGAACCTGGCGCCCGAAGAGGTCGGGACGCTGTGGCCGGCACCGGAACGCATCGTGATCGGTGTGCGCGAAGAAGACCTCGCTCCGGTGGAGGTGGACTTCACCGACAACCCGCTGGTGATGGTGCTCGGGGATGCCAAGTCCGGCAAGACCACCCTGTTGCGGCACATCATCCGCACCGTGCGGGAGAACAGCACCGCCGAGCAGGTGGCCTTCACCGTGCTGGATCGCCGCCTGCACCTGGTCGACGAACCGCTGTTCGCCGACAACGAGTACACCGCCAACATCGACCGGGTGATCCCGGCGATGCTGGGCCTGTCCGCGCTGATCGGCTCGCGCCGGCCACCGGCCGGGCTGTCGGCGGCGGATCTGGCCGGGTGGAGCTACCAGGGCCACACCCACTACCTGATCATCGACGACGTCGACTCCATCCCGGACTCCCCGGCGCTGAGCGGGCCGTACGCGGGTCAGCGGCCGTGGACCAACCTGATCGGGCTGCTGTCCCAGGCCAATGATCTGGGGCTGCGGGTGATCGTCACCGGCCGGGCCACCGGCTCGGCCCACGCGTTGATGACCAACCCGCTGCTGCGGCGCCTCAACGACCTGCAGGCCACCACGCTGATGCTCTCGGGCAACCCCGCTGACAGCGGCAAGATCCGCGGCCAGCGCTTCGGCCGGTTGCCGGCGGGCCGGGCGATGCTGCTCGGCGACGGCGACGAACCCACCTACCTGCAGTTGGTCAATCCGTTGTTCAGCCAGAGTCTGACGCGCTGA
- the eccB gene encoding type VII secretion protein EccB: MSGAQPDRSDEERRSFASRTPVNENPDRVEYRRGFVTKHQVSGWRFVMRRIASGVALHDTRMLVEPLRSQARAVLMGLLVLATVAGGCFVFTLIWPNSAAANDPVLADKSTSALYVRVGDQLHPVLNLTSARLIVGRPVNPTAVKSTGLDKIPRGNLIGIPGAPERMVQNASRDADWTVCDSVAGTAAGVTVIAGPPGDGGSRAGALDAQQAVLADNGAGAWLLWEGKRSRIDLSDRAITGALGIGERGSAVPTPRSISTGLFNVIPEAPALTAPLIPGAGDKPSFDLPADAPIGAVVAAHTLEGGSEATVRYYAVLPDGLQPISGVLAAVLRNTDSHGLEKPPLLGADDIARLPVSHALDTSRFPEKPVSLTDPVADPLTCAHWSRAAGASTSSLTLLSGSSLPLRDGVRTLDLVGAGVGGTAARVALDPGTGYFTQSVNSDPTANPTAGPLFWISDTGVRYGVNTEGGTTGGDGDTVSALGLSQPALPIPWSVLSQFALGPTLSRSDALLAHDGLAPDQRPVRRATADLGATTGGETR; the protein is encoded by the coding sequence GTGAGCGGCGCTCAGCCCGACCGCAGCGATGAGGAGCGGCGTTCGTTCGCCTCGCGCACCCCGGTCAACGAGAACCCCGACCGGGTCGAGTACCGGCGGGGTTTCGTCACCAAGCATCAGGTCAGCGGCTGGCGGTTCGTGATGCGGCGGATCGCCTCGGGCGTCGCCCTGCACGACACCCGGATGCTGGTGGAGCCGCTTCGCTCGCAGGCCCGTGCGGTCCTGATGGGCCTGCTGGTGCTGGCCACCGTGGCGGGCGGCTGCTTTGTGTTCACCCTGATCTGGCCCAACAGTGCGGCCGCCAACGACCCGGTGCTGGCGGACAAGTCGACTTCGGCGCTGTACGTGCGGGTCGGCGACCAGCTGCACCCGGTGCTGAACCTGACCTCCGCCCGGCTGATCGTCGGGCGCCCGGTCAACCCAACCGCGGTGAAAAGCACTGGGCTGGATAAGATTCCGCGCGGCAACCTGATCGGCATTCCGGGCGCCCCGGAGCGGATGGTGCAGAACGCCAGCCGTGACGCGGACTGGACGGTGTGCGACTCGGTGGCCGGTACGGCCGCCGGGGTGACGGTGATCGCCGGGCCGCCGGGCGACGGCGGATCCCGCGCCGGCGCGCTCGACGCACAGCAGGCGGTGCTGGCCGACAACGGTGCGGGCGCCTGGCTGCTGTGGGAGGGCAAGCGCAGCCGGATCGATCTGTCCGACCGTGCCATCACCGGTGCCCTCGGGATCGGTGAGCGGGGCTCGGCCGTCCCCACGCCGCGTTCGATCTCGACGGGCCTGTTCAACGTGATCCCGGAGGCGCCCGCGCTGACGGCACCGCTGATCCCCGGCGCCGGCGACAAGCCGTCGTTCGACCTGCCGGCCGACGCTCCGATCGGCGCGGTCGTGGCGGCGCACACCTTGGAGGGCGGCTCGGAGGCGACCGTGCGCTACTACGCGGTGTTGCCGGACGGCCTGCAGCCGATCTCCGGGGTGCTCGCGGCGGTGCTGCGTAACACCGACTCGCACGGGCTGGAGAAGCCGCCGCTGCTCGGCGCCGACGACATCGCGCGACTGCCGGTGTCGCACGCGCTGGACACCTCCCGCTTCCCCGAGAAACCGGTCAGCCTCACCGATCCGGTGGCCGACCCGCTCACCTGTGCGCACTGGAGCCGGGCCGCCGGGGCCAGTACCAGCTCGCTGACGCTGCTGTCCGGCTCCTCGCTGCCGCTGCGCGACGGCGTGCGCACCCTGGATCTGGTCGGCGCCGGTGTCGGCGGGACGGCCGCCCGGGTCGCCCTGGACCCGGGCACCGGCTACTTCACCCAGAGTGTCAACAGCGACCCCACCGCCAATCCCACTGCGGGCCCACTCTTCTGGATCTCCGACACCGGGGTGCGCTACGGGGTCAACACCGAAGGCGGTACCACCGGTGGTGACGGTGACACCGTGTCCGCGCTCGGGTTGAGCCAGCCCGCACTGCCCATTCCGTGGTCGGTGCTGTCGCAGTTCGCCCTTGGACCGACCTTGTCGCGCTCCGACGCGCTGCTGGCCCACGACGGGCTGGCGCCGGACCAACGGCCCGTCCGCCGCGCTACGGCCGATCTGGGCGCCACTACCGGGGGAGAGACCCGATGA
- the eccA gene encoding type VII secretion AAA-ATPase EccA yields the protein MNNGDAALLTPQPRVDEETLSRFATCCRALGIPVYQRQRPADLAAARTGFTALTRVAHEQCDAWTGLAAAGDQSPRVLAAASQTAATAGALQRRLDLPQGALGFHYDTGLYLKLRATEADDFHLAHAAQLAMAGRCAEANELVAEITQRRPDWNDARWLAIAVNHHAGRWSDMVKMLTPIVNDPDRDELFTHAAKIALGIALARLGMYAPALSYLEEPEGPIAVAATDGALAKGLILRAQGDDETAAEVLQDLYAADPENEQVQHALLDTSFGIVTTTAARIEARTDPWDPETEPSAEDFIDPAAHERKAELLAEAERELGEFIGLSEVKNQVQRLKSSVAMEVVRKQHGLAVGQRTHHLVFAGPPGTGKTTIARVVAKIYCGLGLLKKENIKEVHRADLIGQHIGETEAKTNAIIDSALDGVLFLDEAYALVATGAKNDFGLVAIDTLLARMENDRDRLVVIVAGYRADLDRFLDTNEGLRSRFTRSIDFPSYQPPELVEIAYKMAEQRDSRFEQSALEEMQALFGQLAEASHPDANGIARRSLDIAGNGRFVRNLVERSEEEREFRLDHSEQSGTGVFTDEELMTITTEDVRNSVTPLLRGLGLEANA from the coding sequence ATGAACAACGGTGACGCGGCTCTGTTGACACCGCAACCACGGGTTGACGAGGAAACCCTCAGCCGGTTCGCCACCTGCTGCCGTGCCCTGGGTATCCCCGTCTACCAGCGGCAACGGCCGGCCGACCTGGCCGCGGCCCGCACCGGCTTCACCGCGCTGACCCGGGTCGCGCACGAGCAGTGCGACGCCTGGACCGGCCTGGCCGCCGCCGGCGACCAGTCGCCGCGGGTGCTGGCCGCCGCCTCCCAGACCGCCGCCACCGCCGGGGCGCTGCAGCGGCGTCTGGACCTGCCGCAGGGCGCGCTGGGCTTCCATTACGACACCGGCCTGTACTTGAAGCTGCGCGCCACCGAAGCCGACGACTTCCACCTTGCGCATGCCGCCCAGCTGGCGATGGCGGGCCGCTGCGCGGAGGCCAACGAGCTGGTCGCCGAGATCACGCAGCGGCGTCCGGACTGGAACGACGCGCGCTGGCTGGCGATCGCGGTGAACCACCACGCCGGGCGCTGGTCGGACATGGTCAAAATGCTGACCCCGATAGTCAACGACCCCGACCGCGACGAGCTGTTCACCCACGCCGCCAAGATCGCCCTCGGCATCGCGCTGGCCCGGCTGGGCATGTACGCCCCGGCGTTGTCCTATCTGGAGGAGCCGGAAGGGCCGATCGCCGTGGCCGCAACCGACGGGGCCCTGGCCAAGGGACTGATCCTGCGGGCGCAGGGCGACGACGAGACGGCCGCCGAGGTGCTGCAGGACCTCTACGCCGCCGACCCGGAGAACGAGCAGGTTCAACATGCGTTGTTGGACACCAGCTTCGGGATCGTCACGACCACCGCGGCGCGGATCGAGGCGCGGACCGATCCCTGGGACCCCGAGACCGAGCCGAGCGCCGAGGACTTCATCGACCCGGCCGCCCACGAACGCAAGGCCGAACTGCTGGCCGAGGCCGAACGTGAACTCGGAGAGTTCATCGGCCTGTCCGAGGTCAAGAACCAGGTGCAGCGGCTCAAAAGCTCGGTGGCCATGGAGGTGGTGCGCAAGCAGCACGGACTGGCCGTCGGCCAGCGCACCCACCACCTGGTATTCGCCGGCCCTCCCGGGACCGGTAAGACCACCATCGCCCGCGTGGTGGCAAAGATCTACTGCGGCCTGGGGCTGTTGAAGAAAGAGAACATCAAAGAGGTGCACCGTGCCGACCTGATCGGCCAGCACATCGGGGAGACCGAGGCCAAGACCAACGCGATCATCGACAGTGCGCTGGACGGCGTGCTGTTCCTCGACGAGGCCTACGCGCTGGTGGCAACCGGCGCCAAGAACGACTTCGGGCTGGTCGCCATCGACACCCTGCTGGCGCGGATGGAAAACGACCGCGATCGCCTGGTGGTGATCGTCGCCGGCTACCGCGCCGACCTGGACCGGTTCCTGGACACCAACGAAGGTCTGCGGTCGCGGTTCACCCGCAGCATCGATTTTCCGTCCTACCAACCGCCGGAGCTGGTCGAGATCGCCTACAAGATGGCCGAGCAGCGCGACAGCCGCTTCGAGCAGTCCGCGCTGGAGGAGATGCAGGCGCTCTTCGGCCAGCTGGCCGAGGCGTCGCACCCCGACGCCAACGGGATCGCCCGGCGCAGCCTCGACATCGCCGGCAACGGCCGGTTCGTCCGGAACCTGGTGGAGCGCTCCGAGGAGGAGCGCGAGTTCCGGCTCGACCATTCCGAACAGTCCGGTACCGGTGTGTTCACCGATGAGGAGCTCATGACCATCACTACCGAAGATGTCCGTAACTCGGTGACGCCGTTGCTGCGTGGCCTGGGTCTGGAGGCGAACGCGTGA
- a CDS encoding PE family protein, whose product MTLNVVPEGLAAASAAVEALTARLAAAQASAAPLITAVLPPAADPVSLQTAAGFSAQGSEHAAVAAQGATELGRAGVGVGESGVNYAVGDGAAAATYGGGSV is encoded by the coding sequence ATGACGCTCAATGTGGTTCCGGAAGGTCTCGCCGCGGCCAGTGCAGCGGTCGAGGCGTTGACCGCCCGTCTGGCGGCCGCGCAGGCCAGTGCCGCCCCGCTGATCACCGCGGTGCTGCCGCCGGCGGCCGACCCGGTCTCGCTGCAGACCGCCGCCGGTTTCAGTGCCCAGGGCAGCGAACACGCCGCGGTGGCCGCCCAGGGCGCCACCGAACTCGGCCGCGCCGGTGTCGGTGTGGGGGAGTCCGGCGTCAACTACGCCGTCGGCGACGGTGCGGCCGCTGCGACCTATGGCGGCGGCAGCGTCTGA
- a CDS encoding type VII secretion protein EsxS → MSLLDAHIPQLVASESAFGAKAALMRSTMAQAEQAALSAQAFHVGEAAAAFQGSHARFVAMAARVNALLDMAQVNLADAGSTYVAADAAAASGYTGV, encoded by the coding sequence ATGAGTTTGTTGGATGCCCATATTCCGCAGTTGGTGGCGTCGGAGTCGGCGTTTGGGGCTAAGGCGGCGTTGATGCGTTCGACGATGGCGCAGGCCGAGCAGGCGGCGTTGTCGGCGCAGGCGTTTCATGTCGGTGAGGCGGCGGCGGCGTTTCAGGGGTCGCATGCGCGGTTTGTGGCGATGGCGGCGCGGGTGAATGCGTTGCTGGATATGGCGCAGGTGAATCTGGCTGATGCGGGCAGTACTTATGTCGCGGCTGATGCTGCTGCGGCGTCGGGTTACACCGGGGTTTAG